A window of the Brassica napus cultivar Da-Ae chromosome C5, Da-Ae, whole genome shotgun sequence genome harbors these coding sequences:
- the LOC106356989 gene encoding cyclin-dependent protein kinase inhibitor SMR9: MASKGKTPVRRTTPRRRKTIKNSSSPCSINSDVTSTLSSTSISSTATSTSPISSHGCCTPKSTKSRIPEMLTCPPAPKKQRVAQDSALRRRQITFFAPPDVELLFVLALRNNHGQQIDK, translated from the coding sequence ATGGCGTCAAAAGGAAAGACACCAGTAAGAAGAACAactccaagaagaagaaaaacaatcaAGAATTCATCTTCTCCATGTAGTATCAATAGTGACGTCACTTCAACGTTATCATCTACTTCAATATCTTCAACCGCTACGTCAACGTCGCCGATTTCATCCCATGGATGCTGTACGCCGAAGTCTACGAAGTCAAGAATACCGGAGATGCTGACGTGTCCGCCTGCGCCGAAGAAGCAAAGGGTTGCCCAAGACTCTGCTTTGAGGAGGAGACAAATCACTTTCTTTGCTCCTCCAGATGTAGAGCTCTTATTTGTTTTGGCACTTCGTAATAATCATGGTCAACAAATCGACAAATAA
- the LOC106401813 gene encoding protein DETOXIFICATION 42: protein MMSEDGYTKETPCDFPRNPLCIFLSDFRSVFKFDELGLEIARIALPAALALTADPIASLVDTAFIGQIGPVELAAVGVSIALFNQVSRIAIFPLVSITTSFVAEEDACSSEENTNQDYKECIETGINNTKEETQELIPGNISTPDESKNSCSIFSVSDSPVKKRNIPSASSALIIGAILGLLQAVFLISSAKPLLSFMGVKHDSPMLGPAQRYLSLRSLGAPAVLLSLATQGVFRGFKDTTTPLYATVIGDVTNIILDPIFIFVFRLGVTGAATAHVISQYLMCGILLWKLMGQVDIFKMSTKHLQFCRFMKNGFLLLMRVVAVTFCVTLSASLAAREGPTSMAAFQVCLQVWLATSLLADGFAVAGQAILASAFAKKDYKRAAATASRVLQLGLVLGFLLAVILGTGLHFGARLFTKDDKVLHLISIGLPFVAGTQPINALAFVFDGVNFGASDFGYAAASLVMVAIVSVLCLVLLSATHGFIGLWFGLTIYMSLRAAVGFWRIGTATGPWSFLRR from the exons ATGATGTCTGAAGATGGCTACACCAAAGAAACTCCTTGTGATTTTCCAAGAAACCCTCTTTGCATCTTCCTAAGTGATTTCAG ATCAGTTTTTAAATTTGATGAGCTCGGTTTGGAGATAGCAAGAATAGCTTTACCTGCAGCACTTGCATTAACAGCTGATCCTATTGCATCTCTTGTGGACACAGCCTTCATAGGCCAAATTG GTCCTGTAGAGCTTGCTGCAGTTGGAGTTTCAATTGCTTTGTTTAACCAAGTTTCAAGAATCGCTATCTTTCCACTCGTTAGCATCACAACTTCCTTTGTAGCAGAGGAAGATGCTTGTAGTTCTGAGGAAAACACAAACCAAGATTATAAAGAATGTATTGAAACTGGTATTAACAACACAAAGGAGGAAACTCAAGAACTGATTCCTGGAAACA TTTCTACACCAGATGAATCTAAAAACAGTTGCAGTATCTTTAGTGTTAGTGACTCTCCAGTCAAGAAAAGAAACATACCATCAGCTTCTTCTGCTTTAATCATTGGAGCCATTCTTGGCCTTCTTCAGGCTGTGTTTCTTATATCCTCAGCCAAACCTCTCTTGAGTTTCATGGGAGTTAAACAT GATTCTCCAATGTTGGGACCTGCTCAGAGATATTTATCTCTCAGATCACTTGGTGCACCCGCTGTTCTTCTCTCGCTTGCGACACAAGGTGTTTTCCGTGGATTTAAAGACACGACAACTCCATTATACGCAACTG TGATTGGAGATGTCACAAATATAATACTCGACCCTATTTTCATATTCGTTTTTCGTCTAGGCGTTACAGGGGCAGCCACTGCTCATGTTATATCCCA ATACCTTATGTGTGGAATACTCTTGTGGAAACTGATGGGTCAAGtcgatatttttaaaatgagtaCCAAACATCTTCAGTTCTGTAGATTTATGAAAAATG GCTTTCTTTTACTGATGAGAGTAGTTGCAGTGACATTTTGTGTAACTCTTTCTGCGTCACTAGCTGCACGAGAAGGACCCACTTCCATGGCAGCTTTCCAAGTTTGCTTGCAGGTTTGGTTAGCAACTTCACTTCTTGCAGATGGGTTCGCTGTAGCTGGCCAG GCAATACTTGCGAGTGCGTTTGCCAAAAAGGACTACAAAAGAGCTGCAGCTACTGCTTCACGTGTGTTGCAG TTGGGACTGGTTCTTGGTTTTCTACTCGCGGTTATACTTGGAACAGGTTTGCATTTCGGAGCAAGACTATTCACTAAAGACGATAAAGTGCTACACCTCATTAGCATAGGACTTCCG TTCGTGGCAGGGACACAACCAATCAATGCCTTAGCGTTTGTATTCGATGGAGTTAACTTTGGAGCATCTGATTTTGGTTATGCCGCAGCTTCATTAGTTATGGTGGCTATAGTTAGCGTTTTGTGTTTGGTCTTACTCTCGGCGACTCATGGGTTTATTGGTCTTTGGTTTGGTCTTACCATTTACATGAGTCTTAGAGCAGCCGTTGGATTCTGGCG GATTGGGACAGCGACAGGACCTTGGTCTTTTCTCAGAAGATAA